The following proteins are co-located in the Desulfonatronum thiodismutans genome:
- a CDS encoding SH3 domain-containing C40 family peptidase, giving the protein MTTHPLRIAAYLFLGLLLSACAPKFPPPGEVSDLRLLPQKTGWYVPSLGESEPLLSAQDQQHLAADFLARFFAPWDDWNEESAGGLDLFWGLRHYQDREVYGENLLPVPAGWLEEMTRRSAPELFPSLVHPAVTVGPTSLRVLPSFAPLFNDPASAGQGFPFDMLQNSLIPAGTPVRVVHASADGAWYLVTAPHVSGWVRPWEVAWVDASFMEAFRGADLIAVTRDHEVARTPQGMYALHGRVGMLLPRSDAPAPAGMVAVLTPQRRADGWAESHTAFLSEQGAEPWPLPPTVDGYVRVLDGLLGQPYGWGGMYENRDCSALVQDLQALFGIAMPRNSRAQAQAGRVVDLSDLDAAQKERRILEHGVPLLTIVNLPGHVMLYLGPDPASGRPVVLHSIWGLRIEEPGARGPRVSTPGRWVLGRTVITTLTPGAELPTLIRPQGLLVERVTSMTILGE; this is encoded by the coding sequence ATGACCACACATCCTCTGCGAATCGCGGCGTATCTCTTTCTGGGGCTTTTGCTTTCCGCCTGCGCACCCAAGTTCCCTCCACCGGGGGAGGTGTCGGATCTGCGCTTGCTGCCTCAGAAGACCGGTTGGTACGTACCGAGCCTCGGAGAGTCGGAACCGCTGCTTTCCGCGCAAGATCAGCAACACTTGGCAGCCGATTTTCTGGCTCGATTCTTCGCGCCCTGGGATGACTGGAACGAAGAATCGGCGGGCGGCCTGGATCTGTTCTGGGGGTTGCGGCACTACCAGGACAGGGAAGTGTACGGGGAAAACCTGCTGCCCGTTCCGGCGGGCTGGCTGGAGGAAATGACTCGCCGCAGTGCGCCGGAACTTTTTCCTTCGCTGGTGCATCCGGCGGTGACCGTCGGGCCGACTTCGCTGCGCGTTTTGCCCTCTTTTGCTCCGCTCTTCAATGATCCCGCTTCAGCGGGGCAAGGTTTTCCCTTCGACATGCTCCAGAATTCCCTGATCCCGGCGGGAACTCCGGTGCGGGTGGTCCACGCCTCCGCGGACGGGGCCTGGTATCTGGTGACGGCACCGCATGTTTCCGGCTGGGTGCGTCCCTGGGAAGTGGCCTGGGTGGACGCGTCCTTCATGGAAGCGTTTCGCGGCGCGGACCTGATCGCGGTGACCCGTGACCACGAGGTGGCGCGGACCCCGCAGGGCATGTACGCCCTGCACGGACGGGTGGGCATGCTCTTGCCGCGCTCCGACGCTCCCGCTCCGGCGGGCATGGTCGCGGTGCTCACGCCGCAACGCCGGGCGGATGGATGGGCCGAGTCGCATACCGCGTTTCTTTCGGAGCAGGGAGCCGAGCCCTGGCCATTGCCTCCGACCGTGGACGGATATGTCCGTGTGCTGGACGGGCTTTTGGGCCAGCCCTACGGTTGGGGCGGAATGTATGAAAACCGGGATTGCTCGGCCCTGGTCCAGGACCTCCAGGCCCTGTTCGGGATCGCCATGCCCAGGAATTCCCGGGCTCAGGCCCAGGCGGGGCGGGTCGTTGATTTGAGTGACCTGGACGCGGCGCAAAAGGAGCGGCGCATCCTTGAACACGGTGTCCCGTTGCTTACCATCGTGAATCTGCCTGGTCACGTGATGCTCTACCTCGGCCCGGATCCGGCCTCGGGGCGACCGGTCGTCCTGCATTCCATCTGGGGGCTGCGGATTGAGGAGCCAGGAGCCAGGGGGCCGCGGGTCAGTACGCCCGGGCGATGGGTTCTGGGGCGCACAGTGATCACCACCCTGACCCCCGGAGCGGAACTCCCCACC
- the cysS gene encoding cysteine--tRNA ligase has protein sequence MLLYNSLHGKKEEFQPLRDDHARLYVCGITAYDYCHIGHARSAVVFDVLVRYLRYKGWKVTFVRNFTDIDDKIINRAAAEGIGSSEVAEKYIAAFYEDMDRLGILRADFEPRATEHIPGMISLSESLISKGYAYATDQGDVYFRVRAFEGYGRLSGRNIEELRSGARVEPGESKEDPLDFALWKAAKPGEPSWPSPWGQGRPGWHLECSVMSEHLLGLPLDIHGGGQDLTFPHHENEMAQSMAATGGEFARFWVHNGFVQVNSEKMSKSLGNFVTIRDILAKFQPEVLRFFLLSKHYRSPLDFTYQSMEEAEKALHRIYQTMALLREHAQGSKWSNAALASELETELATLEAEWTRSMEDDLNTAGALGHVFGVVRMANRMLENKGLRKSSGGRDMGARILRDLQNWGQATGLFQDEPEQWLAWLKQTRIQRKELDVAQVEELLAARLEARLAKDFQKADALRGQLTEMGVEVRDTPGGQVWDVT, from the coding sequence ATGCTCCTCTACAACAGTTTGCACGGAAAGAAGGAAGAATTTCAACCGTTGCGGGACGATCATGCCCGCTTGTACGTTTGCGGGATCACGGCGTACGATTACTGTCATATCGGGCATGCCAGGTCCGCCGTGGTCTTCGACGTTCTGGTCCGCTATCTGCGCTACAAGGGCTGGAAGGTCACCTTTGTCCGCAACTTCACGGACATCGACGACAAGATCATCAACCGGGCCGCGGCCGAGGGCATCGGCTCCTCGGAGGTGGCCGAGAAGTATATCGCCGCGTTCTACGAGGACATGGACCGCCTGGGAATCCTCCGGGCGGACTTTGAGCCGCGGGCCACGGAACATATCCCCGGCATGATCAGCCTGTCCGAATCCCTGATTTCCAAGGGTTACGCTTATGCCACGGACCAGGGCGACGTTTATTTTCGCGTCCGGGCCTTCGAAGGTTACGGTCGGCTGTCCGGACGAAACATCGAGGAGCTGCGATCCGGGGCCCGGGTGGAGCCTGGGGAAAGCAAAGAAGATCCATTGGATTTTGCCCTATGGAAAGCCGCCAAGCCGGGAGAACCTTCCTGGCCCAGCCCCTGGGGACAGGGGCGTCCCGGCTGGCACCTGGAGTGTTCGGTGATGAGCGAGCATCTGCTGGGCCTGCCCCTGGACATTCACGGCGGCGGACAGGATTTGACCTTCCCGCACCACGAAAACGAAATGGCCCAGTCCATGGCCGCCACGGGCGGCGAGTTCGCCCGCTTCTGGGTGCACAACGGCTTCGTGCAGGTCAATTCCGAGAAAATGTCCAAATCCTTGGGCAACTTCGTGACCATCCGGGATATTCTGGCCAAGTTTCAGCCCGAAGTGCTGCGCTTTTTCCTGTTGTCCAAGCATTACCGCAGCCCTCTGGACTTCACGTACCAGTCCATGGAAGAGGCTGAAAAGGCCTTGCACCGCATCTATCAGACCATGGCCCTGCTTCGGGAGCACGCGCAAGGGAGCAAGTGGAGCAATGCAGCCCTGGCTTCGGAACTGGAGACCGAGTTGGCCACCCTGGAAGCCGAGTGGACCCGTTCCATGGAGGATGACCTGAACACCGCCGGGGCCCTGGGCCATGTCTTCGGCGTGGTGCGTATGGCCAACCGCATGCTGGAAAACAAGGGCTTGCGCAAAAGCAGCGGCGGTCGCGACATGGGGGCGCGGATCCTGCGGGATTTACAAAACTGGGGCCAGGCAACCGGCCTGTTCCAGGATGAACCGGAGCAGTGGCTGGCTTGGTTGAAGCAGACGCGGATTCAGCGCAAGGAGTTGGACGTCGCCCAGGTCGAGGAACTGCTTGCCGCGCGTCTGGAAGCCAGGCTGGCCAAAGATTTTCAGAAAGCCGACGCGTTGCGGGGGCAGTTGACTGAAATGGGCGTGGAGGTCCGCGATACGCCGGGGGGGCAGGTCTGGGACGTGACGTAG
- the ispD gene encoding 2-C-methyl-D-erythritol 4-phosphate cytidylyltransferase — protein sequence MTPTSVLSMKSSLRRPWAVVLAAGQSSRLERAGVGTRKQFLLWRGVPLFWHGVRVFAQIPDLYGVVVVFPAEELAVGEEWVRRLVDAERPGIPVLTAQGGALRQDSVRLGLAAVPRESEVVLIHDAARPFVRPALVTALVTTLVAALREKESSDVGDEAVVGVIPGLPVTDTVKQVSQGRVSATLDRAVLRAVQTPQVFDRAVLEEAHRRCLQEQWTVTDDASLVERLGRGVRVIPGDPDNIKITNPDDLNLLKESVEMSTSIPCVGFGYDVHRFGPGRPLKLGGVPFPGAPEIIAHSDGDVLLHALADALLGCLGKGDIGELFPDSDARFEGIDSAVLVSEVLELAQGEGLVLTHVDLTVVAQVPKVAPRREEIRRNVARLLGLDYSRVGVKASTEEGLGFTGAKQGIKAMAVVTAMRRLDSK from the coding sequence ATGACCCCCACTTCTGTTTTATCCATGAAATCTTCCTTGCGTCGTCCCTGGGCCGTGGTGCTGGCCGCCGGTCAAAGCTCCCGTTTGGAGCGGGCCGGGGTGGGGACCAGGAAGCAGTTTTTGCTTTGGCGGGGCGTGCCCTTGTTCTGGCACGGTGTTCGGGTTTTCGCGCAAATACCGGATCTGTACGGGGTGGTCGTGGTGTTTCCGGCCGAAGAATTGGCCGTGGGGGAGGAGTGGGTCCGGCGGCTCGTGGATGCGGAGCGGCCGGGGATTCCCGTGCTGACGGCCCAGGGGGGGGCGTTGCGGCAGGATTCGGTCCGGCTCGGTCTGGCCGCGGTTCCGCGGGAAAGCGAGGTCGTGCTGATCCACGACGCGGCCCGGCCCTTTGTCCGTCCGGCCCTGGTCACGGCCCTGGTCACGACTTTGGTGGCCGCATTGCGGGAAAAAGAATCGTCCGACGTCGGCGACGAAGCCGTAGTCGGAGTGATTCCCGGCCTTCCCGTAACTGATACCGTCAAGCAGGTCAGCCAGGGGCGGGTGTCGGCCACCTTGGACCGGGCCGTCCTGCGGGCGGTGCAAACCCCACAGGTTTTTGACCGCGCGGTCCTTGAAGAGGCCCACCGACGCTGCCTGCAAGAGCAATGGACGGTGACGGACGACGCCTCCCTGGTGGAGCGGCTGGGGAGGGGCGTGCGCGTGATTCCCGGAGACCCCGACAACATCAAGATTACCAACCCGGATGATCTCAACCTGCTCAAGGAATCCGTCGAGATGAGCACTTCCATTCCCTGCGTGGGCTTTGGCTACGATGTCCATCGCTTTGGCCCGGGCCGTCCGTTGAAGCTGGGCGGCGTGCCTTTTCCCGGTGCTCCGGAGATCATCGCCCACTCGGACGGCGACGTGCTCCTGCACGCCCTGGCCGACGCCCTGCTGGGCTGTCTGGGCAAGGGCGACATTGGAGAACTCTTTCCGGATTCGGATGCGCGGTTCGAGGGCATCGACAGCGCCGTACTGGTGTCTGAGGTTCTGGAATTGGCCCAAGGGGAAGGGCTGGTCCTGACCCACGTGGACCTGACCGTCGTTGCCCAGGTTCCCAAGGTCGCCCCCCGGCGCGAGGAAATCCGCCGCAATGTCGCCCGGCTGCTTGGCCTGGACTACTCACGGGTCGGGGTCAAGGCCAGTACCGAAGAAGGGCTGGGATTCACCGGCGCGAAGCAGGGCATCAAGGCCATGGCCGTGGTCACGGCCATGCGGCGCCTCGATTCGAAGTAA
- a CDS encoding zinc ribbon domain-containing protein yields MYLKQIEQLVALQMIDDEIMQLNTFLKNAPLEMERMEARLLELKDAVAHLKEKIAMIVAQRDQLDSDIEDSGRKIKKSKNKLMMVTNSKEHQAMMREIDNLEKTNRVREEEKISLLEELARQEETLASTQAELTALQQEITQKKKQINQKLQSAKVRLETLKGLRGEAEQVIPKPILSRYQFIRARLSQPVVVSVGEGICKGCNISIPPQTYNVLQKGEQILSCPNCQRIIYWSEHFSKEDEVEETEAAAA; encoded by the coding sequence CTGTATTTGAAACAGATTGAGCAATTGGTCGCCCTGCAAATGATCGACGACGAGATCATGCAGTTGAACACGTTCTTGAAAAACGCTCCTTTGGAGATGGAACGGATGGAGGCGCGTCTTCTTGAACTCAAGGACGCGGTGGCGCATTTGAAGGAAAAAATCGCCATGATCGTCGCTCAGCGGGACCAGTTGGACAGTGATATCGAGGATTCCGGACGGAAGATCAAGAAGAGCAAGAACAAGCTGATGATGGTCACCAACTCCAAGGAGCATCAGGCCATGATGCGGGAGATCGACAACCTGGAGAAGACCAACCGCGTCCGGGAAGAAGAAAAGATATCCCTGCTGGAGGAACTCGCCCGGCAGGAGGAGACCCTGGCTTCGACCCAGGCCGAGTTGACCGCTCTGCAGCAGGAAATCACTCAGAAAAAGAAGCAGATCAACCAGAAGCTTCAGTCCGCCAAGGTTCGCCTGGAAACACTGAAAGGGCTGCGCGGCGAGGCCGAACAGGTGATTCCCAAGCCGATCCTGAGCCGCTACCAATTCATTCGGGCCCGGTTGTCCCAGCCCGTAGTGGTCTCGGTGGGCGAGGGAATCTGTAAGGGATGCAACATCAGCATCCCGCCGCAGACCTACAATGTCCTGCAAAAAGGGGAGCAGATCCTGAGCTGCCCCAATTGTCAGCGAATCATCTACTGGTCCGAGCACTTTTCCAAGGAAGACGAAGTTGAGGAGACCGAAGCAGCCGCGGCTTAG
- a CDS encoding Nif3-like dinuclear metal center hexameric protein has translation MHVHELIAMIEATAPLQWAASWDRSGVQVAAGRKRVGKLAVGLDPTPGLIDQALGWGADFILVHHPLALKPELPALPNGYRHVLGALLRHDAWLYAAHTSLDVQPRGPVRWLAGELGLKNISVLEETGSRLGRWFRILGPEGRIEQVAQKLEGRPGVEVYALGARILEVVAAPGSDFEVYGVISGVEDDALRVVSHELDLPKEPLGFGFVGDMPEPTLWGEFSEALKRLLGPPKALAGIVPEKVNRVACCPGSGASLLGRVAKVGAQVYVTGDLKYHDAQAARELGYLVVDVGHFALEERMMRVFSEELRRKLTHGAVEVAFFPGIDFLSSSS, from the coding sequence ATGCACGTTCATGAACTGATCGCCATGATCGAGGCGACCGCTCCCCTGCAATGGGCGGCGTCCTGGGATCGAAGCGGGGTGCAGGTAGCCGCGGGCAGGAAGCGGGTCGGTAAACTGGCCGTTGGGTTGGATCCCACCCCCGGACTGATCGACCAAGCCTTGGGCTGGGGGGCGGACTTCATTCTTGTGCATCACCCGTTGGCCTTGAAGCCGGAATTGCCTGCTCTGCCAAATGGATATCGTCATGTCCTCGGGGCGTTGCTGCGCCATGACGCCTGGCTGTACGCCGCGCACACCAGCCTGGACGTTCAGCCTCGAGGGCCGGTGCGATGGCTGGCCGGGGAATTGGGATTGAAGAACATCTCCGTGCTGGAGGAGACTGGAAGCCGTCTTGGGCGATGGTTTCGGATACTGGGTCCGGAGGGCCGGATTGAGCAGGTCGCGCAAAAGCTTGAAGGACGTCCTGGCGTCGAGGTCTATGCACTCGGTGCGCGGATTTTGGAGGTGGTGGCCGCTCCGGGGAGTGACTTTGAGGTGTATGGGGTGATTTCCGGCGTGGAAGATGACGCGCTTCGGGTGGTTTCCCACGAGTTGGACCTGCCGAAGGAACCTCTTGGTTTCGGATTCGTGGGCGATATGCCGGAACCGACGCTCTGGGGGGAGTTTTCCGAGGCTCTCAAGAGACTTCTTGGCCCCCCGAAAGCGTTGGCCGGAATTGTTCCCGAGAAGGTGAACAGGGTGGCTTGTTGCCCGGGGTCCGGGGCATCGCTGCTTGGACGGGTCGCCAAGGTCGGGGCGCAGGTCTACGTGACCGGCGACCTCAAGTACCATGACGCGCAGGCCGCTCGTGAGCTGGGGTATTTGGTAGTGGACGTGGGCCATTTCGCCCTGGAGGAGCGTATGATGCGCGTATTCTCCGAGGAATTGCGGCGCAAGCTGACCCACGGCGCCGTGGAGGTGGCTTTTTTCCCCGGAATCGACTTTTTGTCCTCGTCTTCTTGA
- a CDS encoding NAD(P)/FAD-dependent oxidoreductase encodes MREVDVLIIGQGPAGLSAAIYTARAGMKTVVLGCAPKVAGDYDIDNYFGFDETISGRELIERGTRQAQRFGTEVACDRVLGVHLGEQGRYHVRSEQGEYEAWAVILSTGVARVRPGIENLHDYEGKGVSYCVSCDGFFFRQKQVMVLGEGNFAANQALELLHYTPKVHVCTQGKALDMGAEFLDKLREAGIPVSERKIAKLAGEDGLSSVQYEDGEHDPVDGLFIAMGQAGTSDFAVSLGLVMRKQFIEVDEQQRTNIPGIFAAGDCVGRFLQISVAVGEGALAARSAIEHVKKVRPKE; translated from the coding sequence ATGCGCGAGGTTGACGTACTGATCATTGGTCAGGGACCGGCGGGATTGTCCGCGGCCATTTACACCGCCAGGGCCGGGATGAAGACCGTGGTCCTGGGTTGCGCGCCGAAAGTCGCCGGGGATTACGACATCGACAACTATTTCGGTTTCGACGAAACCATTTCCGGCAGGGAGCTGATCGAACGCGGCACGCGGCAGGCGCAACGCTTCGGGACGGAGGTTGCGTGCGACCGCGTCCTTGGGGTTCATCTGGGAGAGCAGGGTCGATACCATGTCCGGAGCGAACAGGGCGAGTACGAGGCTTGGGCCGTGATTCTCTCCACCGGCGTGGCCAGGGTCCGGCCGGGTATCGAGAATTTGCACGACTATGAAGGCAAGGGCGTTTCCTATTGCGTGAGTTGCGACGGCTTCTTTTTCCGTCAAAAACAGGTCATGGTTCTGGGCGAGGGGAATTTTGCGGCGAATCAGGCTCTGGAACTGCTGCATTATACGCCCAAGGTCCATGTTTGCACGCAAGGTAAGGCTCTGGACATGGGGGCGGAGTTTCTGGACAAGCTGCGTGAGGCCGGAATACCGGTCTCGGAGCGCAAGATCGCCAAATTGGCAGGGGAGGACGGTCTGTCCTCCGTGCAATACGAGGACGGCGAGCATGACCCCGTGGACGGGCTGTTCATCGCCATGGGCCAGGCCGGGACTTCCGATTTCGCCGTCAGCCTGGGGCTGGTGATGCGCAAGCAATTCATCGAGGTGGACGAACAGCAGCGGACCAACATCCCCGGGATTTTCGCGGCCGGAGACTGCGTCGGTCGTTTTTTGCAGATCAGCGTAGCCGTGGGGGAAGGTGCCTTGGCCGCTAGGTCCGCCATCGAGCACGTCAAGAAAGTTCGTCCAAAAGAGTGA
- a CDS encoding ABC transporter ATP-binding protein, which translates to MPSRTPPILDIRAATVYRGRSRVFHDLNLTIKHGRHTVILGPNGAGKTTLLKLLSRELYPAAEPNTVLRLFGRERWDIWELRSRLGIVSSDLQQDYQGTASGREVVLSGLRSSIGTYAHQRFSREEHERAERILEELAGADLAQRRYASLSTGQQRRLLLARALVHDPEALLLDEPTSGLDIAACFHYLATIRELMRRGKTMILVTHHIHEIPPEIDRIVLLKEGRVVADGPKQAVLTEQALTDLFAVPLRLLESGGFYQVVPG; encoded by the coding sequence ATGCCCAGCAGAACGCCCCCTATTCTGGATATCCGCGCGGCCACGGTCTACAGAGGCCGGAGCCGGGTTTTTCATGACCTGAACCTGACCATTAAGCATGGTCGACACACGGTAATTCTCGGCCCCAACGGCGCCGGAAAGACGACCCTGCTCAAACTGTTGTCCCGTGAACTCTATCCCGCGGCGGAGCCGAACACGGTCCTGCGATTGTTCGGCCGGGAACGATGGGATATCTGGGAACTACGCTCCAGGCTGGGCATCGTCTCCTCCGATCTGCAACAGGACTATCAAGGCACGGCCAGCGGACGGGAAGTGGTCCTTTCCGGACTCAGATCATCCATCGGCACCTATGCCCACCAACGGTTCTCCCGGGAAGAACACGAACGGGCCGAACGTATCCTGGAAGAACTCGCCGGAGCCGACTTGGCCCAAAGACGTTACGCTTCTTTGTCCACAGGGCAGCAACGCCGCCTTCTGCTGGCCCGCGCCCTGGTCCACGATCCCGAGGCCCTGCTCCTGGACGAACCAACCTCGGGTTTGGATATCGCGGCCTGTTTCCATTACCTGGCCACGATCCGCGAACTGATGCGCCGCGGCAAAACCATGATTCTGGTCACTCACCACATCCACGAAATACCCCCGGAAATTGACCGGATCGTCCTGCTCAAGGAAGGCCGAGTCGTGGCCGACGGCCCCAAGCAAGCCGTGCTCACGGAACAGGCCCTGACCGACCTCTTCGCCGTCCCCTTGCGCCTGCTGGAATCCGGCGGCTTTTATCAGGTGGTTCCGGGCTGA
- a CDS encoding flagellar brake domain-containing protein has translation MNRIEPGTRIMMELAGIKDKLQSFFVGYIRNRCVITVVPVVPQVNREMLMEHLYKGNSVTVRYIHSGTVLGFTTEILHVTFSPFPLLFFKYPEHVESFNLRKVDRMDCLFPATVILEDVCLAGALSDISISGCNIVLPTNDEQTLSVEIGDVLLLRCPLLFEADQAEIPCTVRQLSKSGVKARLGLMFTDVPDDLLARVNVYIEQTLMFLDSA, from the coding sequence TTGAACAGAATCGAGCCCGGAACCAGAATTATGATGGAGTTGGCCGGGATTAAGGACAAGCTCCAGTCCTTTTTCGTCGGTTACATCAGAAATCGCTGCGTGATCACCGTCGTTCCCGTGGTGCCGCAGGTCAATCGCGAAATGCTCATGGAGCATTTGTACAAGGGCAACTCCGTGACGGTCCGGTATATTCACTCCGGAACGGTGCTGGGGTTCACCACGGAAATCCTGCACGTTACCTTCTCACCCTTTCCTTTGCTTTTTTTTAAATATCCCGAGCATGTTGAGTCGTTCAATCTGCGTAAGGTCGACCGGATGGACTGCCTGTTCCCGGCCACGGTGATTCTCGAAGACGTATGTCTTGCCGGAGCATTGTCCGACATCAGTATATCCGGCTGCAACATCGTCTTGCCAACCAACGACGAGCAAACCCTCTCCGTGGAAATCGGCGATGTGTTGCTTTTGCGATGCCCGCTGCTGTTCGAGGCGGATCAAGCGGAGATTCCCTGCACGGTCAGGCAACTGAGTAAAAGTGGTGTGAAAGCGAGACTCGGTTTGATGTTCACGGATGTTCCGGACGACCTGCTGGCACGGGTCAATGTCTATATCGAGCAAACCCTGATGTTCCTGGACTCCGCCTGA
- a CDS encoding TVP38/TMEM64 family protein, whose protein sequence is MSRAGDRLHGTSALTIAGWASAVAMLAVMAALGAAFDWSMVHVKAAEWTHAWWLVPVLVLAQALPFAFALPGSVMFLVIGLLYDPLPAAAMIAAGGVMGSMAAYYFSGKIAVSWVEQVRRQKVYKVLRSNTNFLMLCAMRTLPGFPHSVINYGSGLLRVPLKRFVSSAILGYLVKGMLYASILHNVVDADEVGDLFTLDVMWPLLVLAGLFVAGFFLQKALGGTQSSS, encoded by the coding sequence ATGAGTCGTGCTGGTGACCGGTTGCACGGGACCTCCGCGTTGACCATCGCGGGCTGGGCTTCCGCGGTGGCGATGCTGGCTGTCATGGCGGCTTTGGGAGCTGCCTTTGACTGGAGCATGGTCCACGTTAAGGCCGCCGAGTGGACCCATGCCTGGTGGCTCGTGCCGGTATTGGTCCTGGCCCAGGCCCTGCCTTTCGCCTTCGCCTTGCCCGGTTCGGTCATGTTTCTGGTCATCGGGCTGCTCTACGATCCGCTGCCTGCAGCGGCGATGATCGCCGCCGGAGGCGTGATGGGCAGCATGGCGGCCTACTATTTCTCTGGAAAGATCGCGGTTTCCTGGGTGGAGCAGGTTCGGCGGCAAAAGGTGTACAAGGTCTTGCGGAGCAACACGAACTTTCTGATGCTCTGCGCCATGCGCACCTTGCCCGGCTTTCCCCATTCCGTGATCAACTATGGTTCCGGACTGTTGCGGGTACCCCTGAAACGCTTCGTTTCCAGCGCTATCTTAGGGTACCTGGTCAAAGGGATGCTCTACGCGTCCATCCTGCATAATGTCGTGGACGCCGACGAGGTCGGAGACTTGTTCACCCTGGACGTGATGTGGCCGCTACTGGTTCTGGCGGGCTTGTTCGTCGCGGGCTTTTTTCTGCAAAAGGCCTTGGGTGGAACGCAGTCGTCAAGCTGA
- a CDS encoding sigma-54 interaction domain-containing protein has translation MRPDTRDLKLKVLSSISEVIANLPDLENTLRDVLRILSETLSMKRATVTLLDRKTGMLFITASHGLSAEEMRRGVYRLDEGVTGKIFQTGKPYAIPDIRKEPLFLNKTQSRTLEKQHLTFIGVPVMLQGQAIGVLNVDRLFEDHVSSQEDIEFLQVVAVLIAQFISLNEKFQELRAENASLRYKVSKGSDGPYIVGRSLAMQEVQRQIERVAPTKATVLLQGESGTGKTLIGRIIHDLSERKNFPFIKVNCASIPENLLESELFGYEKGAFTGAMGTKPGKFEEAHKGSIFLDEVGELPLGLQAKLLRFIQEKEFERLGSNKTRKVDVRILAATNKDLESLANQGAFRPDLYYRLNVFPIHTPALRERKEDIEGLLIHFLRKVSREYDREIHFSVEALEQLKGYDWPGNVREMENLIERLVILSEQERIQPELIQPYLSPRPGTTESPAHAQGKPAHSGTSDKPALLREMEKREVIAALRRNDWIQARAAKELGLTQRQMGYKVAKFELDAMVSVQKVKARKRKVEQHPEA, from the coding sequence ATGCGTCCAGACACCAGAGATCTCAAGCTGAAAGTCCTTTCCAGTATCAGTGAAGTTATCGCCAACCTGCCGGACCTGGAAAACACCCTCAGGGACGTGCTGCGGATCCTCTCGGAGACGCTGAGCATGAAGCGGGCCACGGTGACCCTCCTGGATCGCAAGACCGGCATGCTGTTCATTACCGCCTCACATGGCCTGAGCGCGGAAGAAATGCGCCGCGGGGTGTACCGCCTGGACGAGGGCGTTACCGGGAAGATCTTTCAGACCGGCAAGCCCTACGCCATCCCGGACATCCGCAAGGAGCCGCTGTTCCTGAACAAAACCCAATCCCGCACCCTGGAAAAGCAGCACCTGACCTTCATCGGCGTCCCGGTCATGCTTCAGGGACAGGCCATCGGGGTCCTGAACGTGGACCGTCTCTTCGAAGACCATGTCTCCTCCCAGGAAGACATCGAATTCCTGCAGGTCGTGGCCGTGCTCATCGCCCAGTTCATCAGCCTGAATGAAAAATTCCAGGAACTGCGGGCGGAAAACGCCTCTTTGCGCTACAAGGTTTCCAAGGGATCCGACGGCCCGTACATCGTGGGCCGCAGCCTGGCCATGCAGGAAGTCCAGAGGCAGATCGAGCGGGTCGCCCCGACCAAGGCCACGGTGTTGCTCCAGGGCGAATCCGGCACCGGCAAAACCTTGATCGGGCGGATCATCCACGATCTTTCCGAGCGGAAGAACTTCCCGTTCATCAAGGTCAACTGTGCTTCCATCCCGGAAAACCTTCTGGAATCGGAGCTGTTCGGGTATGAAAAAGGGGCGTTCACCGGGGCTATGGGAACCAAGCCGGGAAAGTTCGAGGAAGCGCACAAGGGGTCAATTTTTCTGGACGAAGTGGGCGAACTGCCCTTGGGGTTGCAGGCCAAGCTGCTCCGGTTCATTCAGGAGAAGGAATTCGAACGCTTGGGCAGCAACAAGACCCGCAAGGTGGACGTGCGCATTTTGGCGGCAACGAACAAGGATCTGGAAAGCCTGGCTAACCAGGGAGCTTTCCGTCCGGACCTCTACTACCGCTTGAACGTCTTTCCCATCCACACCCCGGCTCTGCGGGAGCGCAAGGAGGACATCGAAGGCCTGTTGATTCATTTCCTGCGCAAGGTCAGCCGGGAGTACGACCGGGAAATCCACTTCTCCGTGGAGGCCCTGGAACAGCTCAAGGGCTACGATTGGCCGGGGAATGTCAGGGAGATGGAAAATCTGATCGAACGGCTGGTGATCCTCAGCGAACAGGAGCGTATCCAACCGGAGCTGATCCAGCCTTATCTTTCGCCCCGACCCGGAACGACCGAGAGCCCGGCCCATGCCCAGGGCAAGCCCGCTCACTCAGGCACTTCGGACAAACCGGCCCTGCTGCGAGAGATGGAAAAACGAGAGGTGATCGCGGCCTTGCGCCGTAACGACTGGATCCAGGCCCGGGCCGCCAAGGAACTCGGCCTGACCCAGCGCCAGATGGGCTACAAAGTGGCCAAGTTCGAACTGGACGCCATGGTTTCCGTTCAAAAGGTCAAAGCCAGAAAGCGCAAAGTCGAGCAACACCCCGAAGCTTGA